One Aegilops tauschii subsp. strangulata cultivar AL8/78 chromosome 7, Aet v6.0, whole genome shotgun sequence genomic window carries:
- the LOC109785330 gene encoding hydroquinone glucosyltransferase, with translation MAHAPHVVIVTSSGAGHVLPVSELAKRLAMHHGFTVTIVTYASLSSPGHSSPLASLPLGVSVAALPEVSIDDLPADAHLVTRILTVINRALPQLHDLLRSLLDLPAGITAFMTDMLCPAALTVGKEMGLPGYVFYTSSLMSLLSFLYIPELARTTTCECRDLPEPVLLPGCVPLHGADLLEPLQNRSDPVYQLMIDLGRDYLLAEGFIVNTMDALEHETLLAFKELSDKGVYPPAYAVGPFTRRRCPDSDKVNHSCLRWLDNQPYGSVLYVSFGSGGTLSTAQTAELAAGLEASGQRFLWVVHHPNDKDSSAAYLGTAATDADPLTYLPDGFIERMNRTGLLVPLWAPQVEILTHVAVGGFMSHGGWNSTLETVAAGVPMVAWPLYAEQRMNAVMLSSDRVGLALWERPPLGKDRAVVPREEVAALVRELMEGEKGAAARKKAVHLRDEAEIASAPGGPQDRALAVVAGMVSLHRKSQAE, from the coding sequence ATGGCACACGCACCGCACGTCGTCATCGTCACGAGCTCCGGCGCTGGCCACGTCCTCCCGGTGTCCGAGCTGGCCAAGCGCCTCGCCATGCACCACGGCTTCACCGTCACCATCGTCACTTACGCCAGCCTGTCCTCGCCCGGCCACTCCTCGCCGCTCGCCTCTCTCCCGCTGGGCGTCTCCGTCGCCGCGCTCCCGGAGGTGTCCATCGACGACCTCCCCGCCGATGCGCATTTGGTGACTCGCATCCTCACCGTCATCAACCGCGCCCTGCCACAGCTACACGACCTACTACGCTCCCTCCTCGACCTCCCGGCGGGCATCACTGCCTTCATGACCGATATGCTCTGTCCCGCGGCGCTCACCGTCGGCAAGGAGATGGGTCTGCCTGGGTACGTCTTCTACACCTCCAGCCTCATGTCTCTGTTATCGTTTCTCTACATCCCGGAGCTCGCGAGGACCACCACTTGCGAGTGCCGCGACCTCCCGGAGCCCGTGCTGCTCCCGGGGTGCGTGCCGCTACACGGCGCCGATCTCCTCGAGCCCCTCCAGAACCGCTCTGACCCCGTGTACCAGCTCATGATCGACCTCGGGCGCGACTACCTCCTCGCGGAAGGCTTCATCGTCAACACCATGGACGCGTTGGAGCACGAGACGCTGCTGGCGTTCAAAGAGCTTTCTGACAAGGGCGTGTACCCGCCGGCGTATGCTGTGGGTCCATTCACCCGGCGGCGGTGCCCCGACTCCGACAAGGTCAACCACAGCTGCTTACGGTGGCTGGACAACCAGCCGTACGGCTCAGTCTTGTACGTGTCCTTCGGCAGCGGCGGCACGCTGTCCACGGCGCAGACGGCCGAGCTGGCGGCTGGGCTGGAGGCGAGCGGGCAGAGGTTCCTctgggtggtgcaccaccccaaCGACAAGGACAGCAGTGCGGCTTACCTTGGCACTGCCGCTACCGATGCCGACCCGCTGACCTATCTGCCCGACGGGTTCATCGAGAGGATGAACCGTACAGGGCTCCTTGTGCCACTGTGGGCGCCGCAGGTGGAGATCCTTACCCACGTCGCCGTGGGAGGGTTCATGTCTCATGGCGGATGGAACTCCACGCTAGAGACCGTGGCGGCGGGCGTGCCGATGGTTGCGTGGCCGCTGTACGCTGAGCAGAGGATGAACGCGGTGATGTTGTCGTCGGATCGGGTGGGCCTGGCGTTGTGGGAGAGGCCTCCCCTTGGTAAGGACAGAGCGGTTGTCCCGCGGGAGGAGGTGGCGGCTCTGGTCAGAGAGCTCATGGAAGGGGAGAAGGGCGCCGCGGCGCGGAAAAAGGCCGTTCACCTCCGGGATGAAGCCGAGATTGCTTCGGCGCCGGGCGGGCCGCAGGATCGAGCTCTTGCAGTAGTGGCTGGCATGGTTTCGTTGCATCGGAAGAGCCAAGCTGAGTAA